From a region of the Halanaerobium hydrogeniformans genome:
- a CDS encoding molybdopterin molybdotransferase MoeA, which yields MREFLELNPPKIFWEKIKEYLVNKELEVEKLNLDESLGRIVAEDILSPVDLPPFTRSTVDGYAVRAADTAGASASMPSFLELVGSVVMGEKTELEVLAGEAAAVPTGGMLPEGADAVLMIENTEKIDDITIESSKSLGIGENLVKKAEDIAKGEILFKKGHKLMARDIGALAGLGITELKCFKKPAVSVISTGDELIPPEAEAEAGQIRDINSYSIVSYLKKIGAAPNKVGIIEDNLASLKNSVKNELNQDLVLISGGSSVGIKDMTIEILDSLGEPGVLLHGLSIKPGKPTILAIIDQTIVIGLPGHPGSAWTVTTVLVSEIIKVLAGEKNISEIGLDDEKYIIKAKLSRAIVSDKGREEYIPVKITKNSSGELLAIPQLGKSSLISNLVKGDAVLKIKSYQEGKELGEIVDLKIIEN from the coding sequence ATGAGAGAATTTTTGGAATTAAATCCACCCAAAATATTTTGGGAGAAAATTAAAGAATATTTAGTAAATAAAGAATTAGAAGTTGAAAAGTTAAATTTAGATGAGTCACTGGGAAGAATTGTGGCAGAGGATATACTTTCACCAGTAGATCTTCCCCCATTTACTAGATCCACTGTGGATGGTTATGCTGTTAGAGCAGCAGATACAGCTGGAGCATCTGCCTCTATGCCTTCGTTTTTAGAGCTTGTAGGTAGTGTTGTAATGGGCGAAAAAACTGAATTGGAAGTTTTAGCAGGTGAGGCAGCTGCTGTACCTACTGGAGGGATGCTCCCTGAAGGTGCAGATGCTGTTTTGATGATAGAAAATACCGAAAAAATTGATGATATAACCATAGAGAGTTCTAAATCTCTGGGTATTGGTGAAAATCTTGTAAAAAAAGCAGAAGATATAGCAAAAGGAGAAATATTATTTAAAAAAGGTCATAAGTTGATGGCCCGTGATATCGGTGCATTAGCAGGTTTAGGTATTACTGAACTTAAGTGTTTTAAAAAACCTGCAGTATCTGTAATTTCTACAGGAGATGAATTAATTCCGCCTGAGGCTGAAGCAGAAGCAGGTCAGATAAGGGATATTAATAGTTATTCAATTGTTTCTTATCTTAAAAAAATTGGTGCTGCTCCCAATAAAGTTGGAATTATAGAAGATAACTTAGCAAGTTTAAAAAACAGTGTAAAAAATGAACTTAATCAAGACCTTGTTTTAATCTCAGGAGGAAGCTCAGTTGGGATTAAAGATATGACAATAGAGATTCTTGATTCTCTCGGTGAACCAGGTGTTTTATTACATGGACTTTCTATAAAACCTGGCAAACCAACAATACTGGCAATTATTGATCAGACAATTGTGATTGGTTTGCCCGGACATCCAGGTTCAGCCTGGACTGTGACAACAGTACTGGTTTCAGAGATTATTAAAGTGCTGGCTGGAGAAAAAAATATTTCAGAAATTGGTCTTGATGATGAGAAATATATTATAAAAGCGAAATTGAGCAGAGCTATAGTCTCTGATAAAGGAAGAGAAGAATATATACCTGTAAAAATAACTAAAAACAGCTCTGGTGAACTCTTAGCTATTCCTCAGCTTGGCAAGTCAAGCTTAATTAGCAATTTGGTAAAAGGAGATGCAGTATTAAAGATTAAAAGCTATCAAGAAGGAAAAGAATTAGGAGAAATTGTGGATTTAAAAATAATCGAAAATTAA
- a CDS encoding molybdopterin biosynthesis protein, whose protein sequence is MAKRYLDKLPLQVALDQLHEEFKNFRAETEIIAVDEAAGRITAQAVKANRSAPDFYASAMDGIAVRAKETADASSRNPVLLKKGVQAVAVDTGNPIPEGFNAVIKIEEVNEVDEDYYKIEKSVAVWNHVRSIGESVVKGNLILTVGHKIRDFDLGALLEAGITEVEVYKKPVVTIIPTGDELVKPVKELQKGELVEFNSTMVKSALRKWGAEVKITDIIVDNKKLIKKEFKKAIKESQLVIILSGSSAGRKDFTRDILKSEGRILFHGVNIMPGKPILAAKVANKPVIALPGYPISALLDNYLFVRELVYLMQGQKAAEFDQQQVEVKRKINSDIGLEEFLRVNLIAKNDDQELLTAVPLKRGSSAMESMVKADAILRISENKEGLAPGDKAPAILLKSKAEIKKDLLLIGSHDLSLDLIRNEIAKRGLDFRLKLQTVGSMAGLTALRRGESHLAGAHLLDIESGEYNISYLKRFFKNKKMALINLVEREQGFYLKKGNPKNIKSIADLKNNDLNFVNRQRGAGTRVLLDYLLKKEGIDSSQINGYNKEEFTHIAAAAAVGRGSADAALGIRAAAAVIGVDFLTVAEERYDLIVEAAMLEDHRIKYLIKILRDKKVREEIKNLGGYRTTDSGSLKILDL, encoded by the coding sequence ATGGCTAAAAGATATTTAGATAAACTGCCGCTTCAGGTAGCTCTTGATCAACTGCATGAAGAATTTAAAAATTTTAGGGCTGAAACAGAAATTATTGCTGTTGATGAGGCAGCTGGCAGAATAACTGCTCAGGCTGTTAAAGCCAATAGATCTGCTCCGGATTTTTATGCATCTGCTATGGATGGTATTGCAGTTAGGGCTAAAGAAACAGCAGATGCCAGCAGCAGAAACCCGGTTTTATTAAAAAAAGGTGTTCAAGCTGTAGCAGTAGACACGGGTAACCCTATTCCTGAAGGATTTAATGCAGTAATTAAAATAGAAGAGGTTAATGAAGTTGATGAAGATTATTATAAAATCGAAAAAAGTGTAGCGGTCTGGAATCATGTTCGTTCAATCGGAGAAAGTGTAGTTAAAGGTAATCTCATTTTAACTGTTGGACATAAAATTCGAGATTTTGATCTTGGTGCTTTACTGGAAGCTGGTATAACTGAGGTTGAAGTTTATAAAAAACCAGTAGTAACAATTATTCCCACCGGTGATGAACTTGTTAAGCCGGTAAAAGAATTGCAAAAAGGTGAACTAGTAGAATTTAATTCAACTATGGTAAAATCTGCCCTGAGAAAATGGGGAGCAGAGGTTAAAATCACAGATATTATAGTTGATAATAAAAAATTAATAAAAAAAGAATTCAAAAAAGCAATTAAAGAAAGCCAATTAGTTATTATTTTATCAGGTTCGTCTGCTGGAAGAAAAGATTTTACCCGAGATATCTTAAAATCAGAGGGCAGAATATTATTTCATGGAGTAAATATAATGCCTGGCAAACCTATTTTAGCAGCTAAAGTAGCTAATAAGCCTGTTATTGCTTTGCCTGGTTATCCGATCTCTGCTCTGCTTGATAATTATTTATTTGTTAGAGAATTAGTATATTTAATGCAGGGCCAAAAAGCCGCTGAATTTGATCAGCAGCAGGTAGAAGTTAAACGCAAGATAAATTCGGATATCGGTTTAGAGGAATTTTTAAGAGTTAATTTGATTGCTAAAAATGATGATCAGGAACTATTAACCGCTGTTCCTTTAAAAAGAGGTTCTTCAGCAATGGAATCAATGGTAAAAGCCGATGCTATTTTGAGAATTTCCGAAAATAAAGAAGGATTGGCTCCTGGAGATAAAGCACCTGCTATATTATTAAAATCAAAAGCTGAAATTAAAAAAGATTTACTTTTAATAGGTAGTCATGATTTAAGTCTTGATTTAATCAGAAATGAAATTGCAAAAAGAGGATTAGATTTTAGGCTCAAGCTGCAAACAGTCGGTAGTATGGCAGGTTTAACAGCTTTAAGAAGAGGAGAATCACATCTTGCAGGAGCTCATTTGCTGGATATTGAAAGTGGAGAATATAATATATCTTATCTTAAAAGATTTTTTAAAAATAAAAAGATGGCTTTAATAAATTTAGTTGAAAGAGAACAGGGTTTTTACTTAAAAAAAGGTAATCCTAAAAATATTAAATCGATTGCTGATTTAAAAAATAATGATCTTAATTTTGTAAATCGACAGCGTGGAGCTGGAACAAGGGTTTTATTAGATTATTTACTCAAAAAAGAGGGAATAGATAGCAGTCAGATCAACGGTTATAATAAAGAGGAATTTACTCATATTGCTGCTGCAGCAGCTGTTGGGAGAGGTTCTGCAGATGCAGCTTTAGGTATTAGAGCAGCAGCTGCTGTAATTGGGGTTGATTTTCTAACTGTTGCTGAAGAAAGATATGATTTAATTGTTGAGGCGGCTATGTTAGAAGATCATCGGATAAAATATTTAATTAAAATCCTGCGTGACAAAAAAGTTAGAGAAGAGATTAAAAATCTTGGTGGATATAGAACAACTGATAGTGGTTCCCTAAAAATTTTAGATCTTTAA